The proteins below are encoded in one region of bacterium:
- a CDS encoding response regulator, whose protein sequence is MGASPNRIDPSRVLLVDQPGPELEQIVQCLKEYHLTAIMADTAAEALTYCEQQDIQLLVSERTLPDMDGFDFFRQVREIARTKDLPIIVLTREIDLDERIKSMSQDVDDYILKPFYPEEVAARVNTVLLESLRSADGSLGADCPLAGRLEDMTLLSLLQLLVRGKKTGRILLSVDPQPNHIIINDGSIWDAQWGRAQGENALIKLLLQSSGGFRVQLQPEILEESTIPYPAAEVLRWGAELLDAGRRLTALIPSLETVLASAETALQSRELSESEYGWIRHLQHPQTIASLLHQLETAGQTLTTCRTLLEKKLIVIADTAAGRLTDVPQSTTKRSKDRPSLLTVFFRKRSNKSS, encoded by the coding sequence ATGGGCGCATCGCCGAATCGCATCGACCCCAGCCGGGTGCTCCTCGTCGATCAACCTGGACCAGAGCTGGAACAAATTGTTCAGTGCCTGAAGGAATACCACCTAACGGCCATCATGGCGGATACGGCGGCGGAAGCACTGACCTACTGCGAACAGCAGGACATACAGTTACTGGTCTCCGAACGCACGCTGCCCGATATGGACGGTTTTGATTTTTTCCGCCAGGTACGGGAAATCGCTCGGACTAAAGACCTACCCATCATCGTCTTGACCCGCGAGATCGATCTGGATGAGCGGATCAAAAGCATGTCCCAGGATGTGGATGATTACATCCTCAAACCCTTTTATCCGGAAGAGGTGGCTGCGCGCGTCAATACCGTTCTGCTGGAATCGCTGCGATCCGCCGACGGATCCCTTGGTGCCGATTGCCCCTTGGCCGGCCGATTGGAAGATATGACTCTGCTCAGCCTGCTTCAGCTCTTGGTCCGCGGCAAAAAAACAGGCAGAATTCTACTGTCCGTCGATCCACAGCCAAACCACATCATAATCAACGACGGTTCCATCTGGGATGCCCAATGGGGCCGAGCGCAGGGCGAAAACGCTCTCATTAAATTGTTGCTGCAGTCCAGCGGCGGCTTTCGTGTTCAGCTGCAGCCCGAGATCCTCGAAGAAAGCACCATTCCCTATCCAGCCGCAGAGGTGTTGCGATGGGGCGCCGAACTGTTGGATGCAGGCCGCCGTTTAACTGCTTTGATCCCATCGCTGGAAACCGTGTTAGCATCCGCCGAAACCGCTTTGCAATCCCGTGAGTTGAGCGAATCGGAGTACGGTTGGATCCGTCATCTTCAGCACCCTCAGACTATAGCCTCTTTATTGCACCAGCTGGAAACCGCCGGCCAGACGTTGACCACCTGCCGAACCCTGTTGGAAAAAAAGCTGATTGTCATCGCCGACACGGCCGCAGGACGCCTCACGGATGTGCCCCAGTCAACCACCAAGCGATCCAAAGACCGGCCATCGCTGCTCACCGTTTTTTTTCGCAAAAGAAGCAATAAATCATCGTAG